From Mumia sp. ZJ1417:
TCGTCAACGCCAAGACGCAGCGCACGAGCGTCTGCAACGCGGCGGAGTCGCTCCTGGTGCACAAGGCGGTCGCCGACGAGTTCTTGCCGAGGGTCGTCGCCGCCCTTCTGGAGCGGGAGGTCACCATCCACGGCGATGCCGCGTTCCTCGCGGCCGACGAGGCGGTCGTGACGGCGACGGACGACGACTACGCGACCGAATACCTCTCGCTCGACATCGCGGCCCGCGTCGTCGACTCGTTCGAGGATGCGGTCGCCCACATCCGGACGTACTCGTCGGGCCACACCGAGGCGATCGTCACGCGCTCGCTGGCGACGGCCCAGCGGTTCACCGCGGCGGTGGACGCCGCCGCGATCATGATCAACGCGTCCACGCGCTTCACGGACGGCGGTGAGCTGGGCATGGGTGCCGAGATCGGCATCTCCACCCAGAAGCTCCACGCGCGGGGCCCGATGGGTCTGCCCGAGATGACCACGACCACCTTCGTCGTCACAGGTGACGGCCACGTGCGCTGAGCCCGGGGTCGTTCGTACGCGCAGCAGGCTCGGACGGTAGATTGGCGCTCATGTCGTTCACCGGATCCGTCTTCACCGACCTCCTGGCGCAGAGCGCCGAGCAGGAGGAAGCCCTGTCGCCGTACGTCGTCAGCGGTGCGGTGCTCCTTCTCTTCGTCCTCCTCCTCGTCGGGCTCTTCGCCTTCGGCAAGGGGCGCGAGCACTCCTGATGAGCCTGCCGCTCGAGGCCGGCCGGCGCCCCCGCGTGGGGGTGATGGGTGGGACGTTCGACCCCATCCATCACGGTCACCTCGTGGCGGGATCGGAGGTCCAGTCGTGGTTCGGACTCGACGAGGTCGTGTTCGTCCCGACGGGTGAGCCGTGGCAGAAGGCCGACCGCAAGGTCTCGCCCGGCGAGGACCGCTACTTGATGACGGTCATCGCCACCGCCTCCAACCCGAAGTTCTGGGTGAGTCGTGTCGACATCGACCGCTCGGGGCCGACGTACACGATCGACACCCTGCGCGACCTCCGCGCCCACTACGGCGGCGAGGTCGACCTCTACTTCATCACCGGCGCCGACGCCCTCGCGCAGATCCTCACCTGGCGCGACACCGAGGAGATGTTTGACCTCGCGCACTTCGTGGGGTGCACCCGTCCTGGGCACGTCATCGACATGAAGACGCTCGACGCCCTGCCCAAGGACCGGGTCACCATCGTCGAGATCCCCGCTCTGGCGATCTCCTCGACCGACTGCCGGGAGCGGGTCGGTGGGGGCGAGCCCGTCTGGTATCTGGTCCCTGACGGCGTCGTCCAGTACATCGCCAAGCACCGCCTCTACGTGGACGCCACCGGGGCGACCACTCCTCGCAAATCTCACCACCCGAACGGGAGACAGCCGTGACCGCATCGCCGCGTGCGCTGGAGCTGACGCAGGTGGCGGCAGCTGCCGCCGCCGACAAGCTCGCGCACGAGATCATCGCCTTCGACGTTTCTGAGCACCTCGTCATCACCGACGTGTTCGTGATCGCGTCGGCGTCCAACGACCGCCAGGTGCGTGCGGTGGTCGACGCCGTGCAGGAGAAGCTGCTCGAGCACGGCGCGAAGGTCGTCCGTCGTGAGGGCGAGCGTGAGGGGCGCTGGGTCCTGCTCGACTACGCCGACATCGTGGTGCACGTCCAGCACGACGAAGACCGCTCGTTCTACGCGCTCGAGCGGCTATGGGGCGACTGCCCGGCGATCCCGCTGTCCGGCCTCGGCGATGCCGCCGGCAAGGCACCTGCGACGTCGCAGGCCGTACGAGAGGGCGAGGACACCGACGGCGTGCCGTTGGCCGGCGAGCCGCCGGTCGCCGACGCATGAGTCGGCGGGTCATCGTCTGGCGCCACGGTCAGACCGACTGGAACCTCGCAGGTCGCCTGCAGGGCCAGACGGACACGATGCTCAACGCGACCGGGCGCGCGCAGGCCGCAGAGATGGCGTCGCGGCTTGCCGTGCTCAACCCGACGCGCATCGTCAGCTCGGACCTGCAGCGGGCGAGCGCGACCGCCGCGGCGCTCTCGAGGATCGTCGACGTGCCTGTGGAGACCGACGTCCGGCTCCGCGAGGTCGCCTTCGGCGAACGTGAGGGGCTGACGCGCCACGAGATCCACGCGCGCTACCCCGACCTCGAGGCGCGTTTCCGACGCGGCGAGGAGATCGTGTCGCCCGGTGGCGAGTCGCACGCCGACGCGGCCGAGCGGTTCGGCGCAGCGCTGCGCGAGCTGATCGCCGTCATGGACAAGGACGAGACGGTGGTCGTCGTCGCCCACGGCGCCGTCATCCGGGTCGGCGTGTGTGCCTTCGTGGGTCTCCCGCAGGAGCACTGGCGCTCGTTCGGCGGCTTCAGCAACGGCTGCTGGGCGGTGCTCCAGGAGGGCTTCGGGCGGTGGCAGGTCACCGAGTGGAACGCCGGCAACCTCCCGGTCCCGGAGATGAGCGACGACGCCGATGCCTCGGACGACGGGGCTCGTACCCGGGAGGGGGACCCCGATTTCGGTTCCCGTGGAGCGACCCGCTAAGATCGAGTCTGCTCGCTGAGTGAAAAACTGCTCAGCGCGGGGCTATGGCGCAGTTGGTAGCGCGCTTCCATGGCATGGAAGAGGTCCGGGGTTCGAATCCCCGTAGCTCCACCGATCACAGACCCTGTCCGCCAGACACCGGCGGACAGGGTCTTGTCGTTTCTGCCTCGATCCTCCCTCCGAGCCGAACAAAGTGCACCCTCGCGGGCGAGGTGATCGGCGGCGCCTTGATGTCCAGCCCCACGGCGACGACGTGGCCGCAGTGGCGGACCTGCCTCCGTCACCCTTCGCGAAGAGCGGCTGAGTCGTAGAGTGCGCAGGTGAGCGGGCTCGCGGTGACCTGGTGGGGGCACTCGACCACGACGGTCGAGCTGGGGGCGACCCGAGTGCTCACCGATCCTGTCTTTGTGGACCGCTTCGTCCATCTGCGTCGCCACGCGACCTCGCCGACGGACGAGGCGACGGCCGCTGACCTCGTGCTGGTCTCGCACCTCCACATGGACCACTTCCACCTGCCGTCGCTGCGCCGTCTCACCGCGGGCACGCCGGTCGTCGTCCCCGCCGGCAGTCGCGATCTCCTCGCCCGTACCGGGCTCGACGTCCTTGAGGCGAGCCCGGGGGACCGGCTCACCGTCGCCGGCGTGCGTGTCGAGGTGTCGGCGGCCGACCACCCCGCGACTCGCCATCGATGGTCGCGCAAGGCCGCGCAGCCCGTCGGGTTCCGGGTCGAGGGCGCGGGGCGGTCGCTGTGGTTTCCCGGCGACACGGGCCCGGCCACGGACGTCTCCGACGTGAGGCCGGTCGATCTCGCGCTCGTCCCGGTGGGCGGGTGGGGGCCGACGCTCGGCGACGATCACGTCGGCCCCGCCGACGCAGCAGACCTCGTACGACGCGTCGGCGCGCGGTGGGCGGTCCCCGTGCACTGGGGGACGTTCTGGCCACTCGGGATGGGACGGGTCGCGCCAGGTGTCCGCCGGCAGCTCTTCGAGACACCGGGCGAGCGGTTCCTCGATGCCGTCGACGAGGACGAGGTGCGCGGCGTGCTCGCCGAGCACGGCCGCCGGATCGCGCTCGACCGCTGACCGCTGATGGGCGGAGAACGCGGCTCGCCCGTGCGACGATGACGTCGTGACCGGTACGGCACGCGACCTGTTCGACCGCGCTCGTCGGCACGCACTGGTCGGTCGTGACGACGAGCTGGCGGCCCTGCGTGCCTTCCTGGACGACGACAGCCGGATGCTGGCGTACCTGCACGGACCCGGCGGGGTGGGCAAGTCCGTGCTGCTCGATGCGGTCGTCACGGACGCGATCACCGCCGGGCGAACGGTCGTCAGCCTCGACTGCGCTGACCTGGACCCGGGATCTGTCGGGTTCAGGGAGCGGCTGAGCGAGGCGTGCGGGTTGACGGACGGCTCCGCGGGCGACCCCGAGTCCGTCCTCGCGATCGATCGCTTCGAGCTCGCCGAGCAGACGGCGGGCTGGTTCTGGCGCTCCTTCGTCCCCGCTCTTCCCGCGGGTGCGCACGTCCTCCTCGCGGGGCGGCGACCTCCTCCGGCCTCGTGGCGTACGGACCCTGCCTTCGCCGCGTACGGCCTAGTCGTCCCGGTCCGGAACCTCGACCCCGAGGCGGCCGCGGCACTGGTGCGGTCACGAGGCGTGAGCGACGAGGAGACCGCCGCGGGAGTGGTCCGTGACAGCCGGGGCCATCCGCTGGCGATCGTCGTCGCGACCGACGCGCGCACGGGCGCGAGCAGCGCGGCCGGCACGAGCCCGCTGCGCTCCGACCCGGACGTGACCGCAGCGCTCCTCGGCCGGTTCCTCGACGAGGGCGTCACCCCGCTCCAGCGGGCCGCGCTGCACGTCTGCGGCCACGCTCGACGGGTGGACCGAGGCATGCTGCGCGAGGTCCTCGCGCAGGACGACGGCGACGCGGACGGGTTGCTAGAGTGGCTTCGGGAACGCCCGTACGCGGAGTCGCACCCCGACGGTCTGACCCTCCACGAGGTCGTGCGCGACGCGCTCGACAGGGACCTCCGGTGGCGTGACCGAGACGCGTTCGTGGACCTCCACCGCCGGATCCGCGCTGTCATCGTGGAGCGGATGAGCCGGCCGGAGGGCGCGGACCAGGACCGCCTCGCCGCCGATCTCCTGCACCTTCACCGCGGGAACCCTGAGGCGCAGGACCTGTACGCGTTCGACGACCTGGGCGCACTGATGGCGCGTCCGCTCGCGTCGGGCGATCTCGAGTGGGTCGTGGACGCGTTCGCCGCTGAGGCACGCGCGAGCGTGGCGGCGTACTGGCTGCGCGAGCAGCCCGAGGCGTGGACGGTGTTCGAGGACGCCACTGGCCGGCGCAGCGGCGTCTGCCTGGCCGTACGCCTCGACCGGGCTGCTCCCGACGTCGCGGACCACGACGTCGTCACGGGCTGGGCGCTCGCCGCGCTCGCCCAGCGTCGTCCGCCCGAGCCGGGGGAGGCGGTGATCCATCAGATCGGGCTCGACGCCACGGCCCCCGGGCGCATCGGGCCCGTGTCCGACCAGGTGGCGGCGCAGTCGCTGCGAGGATGGCGTCTCAGGGACCTCGGTTGGGTCGTCGTGTCGAGCGCCCACGAGTCGGCCTGGGCGCCGGTGTGGACGTACATCGGCTTCGAACGGTTCGGTGCGTGCGAGGTCGACGGTCGCGAGGTGGGCGTGTGGGCGCGTGACTTCGCCCGCAGCCCGTACGAGGACTGGCTGGAAGGGCTGGGCGCTCGCGAACTCGACGACACCGGCGCCATCCCGCCCCCTGTCGCCCCCGCGGTGGCACTCTCGCGTGCCGACTTCCGCCACGCGGTGCGGGCACTCCTCAAGGACCTCACGGACGCCCCTCGGCTCCGAACCAACCCGCTCGTGGGCTCGCGCCTGGTCACGTCGGGTGAGGATCCGACGGCGACGCTCGTCGCGCGGGTCCGTGACGCCGTCGCGGTGCTCGCCCGGCGTCCACGCTCGGAGGTCGCCGTACGGGCGCTGGACCGCACCTTCCTGCGGCCCGCCGGGTCCCAGGAGAGGGCGGCCGAGGTGCTGGGCCTGCCGTTCAGCACCTACCGCCGGCACCTCGCCGCTGGCATCGACCGCCTCGACGAGATCCTGTGGGACTGGGAGCTGCACGGTCCGCCGAGCGGGCAGGAGCTGGACAGAGAACGGTCTGGAGAGTGAGCACCTGACGGCCTGAGGCTGAGGAGGTCCGGATCCAGGAGGTTCCCATGTCCACCACCCCAGCACGTCTCGGCACCGTGGTCGTCGCCGGCGGGAGCGTCGCGGGACTGCTCTCGGCGGCGGCCGTCTCTCGGCACGCCGACCGGGTCGTCGTCCTCGAGCGCGACTTCCTGCCCGACACACCCGCGCCGCGGCCCGGCACCCCACAGGCGATCCACACGCACGGACTCCTCCCTTCCGGGCGGTTCGCGATGGACGCGCTGCTCCCGGGCTTCACGGACGCGCTGGTCGAGGCTGGGGCACATGCCGACGGGGACGTCGGCATCGTGGGGCGCTGGTGGGTCGGAGGCGGGCTCGTCGCCGAGTGCGAGACCGGGGCCGGCGGCGTCGCCGTCTCCCGGCTCCTCCTCGAGCACACCCTCCGTTCCCGTGTCGCCGCGCTCCCGACCGTCGAGATCCGCACCGCCACGGATGTCGCACGGCTGACGGCGCACGACGGCCGGGTCACCGGTGTCGTCGCACGCGACCGCGACGCTGACCCCGCGGAGCGGGTGATCGAGTCGGATCTGGTCGTCGACGCGACCGGCCGCGCGGGACGGGCGCACCGGTGGTTGCCCGCGATCGGCGCCACGCCTCCGGACGAGGAACGGATCGAGATCGGCATCCGGTACGTGACGACCCACGTCAAAGCGGTCGACGGCGACGTCGGCGACCGCATGTTCGTGATCTCCGCCGCCACGCCCGAGGTGCCTCGGGGCGCGGTCGCGATCCGGCAGGAGGACGCCACGTGGACGCTGACGCTGTTCGCGTACGGCGACGAGCCTGTGCCGCTCGACGCCGACGGGCTCCGGCGCGCCGCCGAGAACGTGGTCGCGGCGGAGGTCGCCACCCTGCTCGACGACCGCGAACCCCTGCACGACGCGCTCGCCTACCGCTTCCCCGACTGCCGACGGCGTGCCTTCGAGCGCCTTCGCGACCTGCCCTTCGGGTACGCCGCGGTGGGCGACGCGATCTGCAGCCTCGACCCGACCTTCGGGCACGGGATGAGCCTCGCCGCGATGCAGGCCGTCGCGCTCGGTCGCGCGGTCGGCTCGGGTGGCCTCGACGAGGTGCGCGCCCGATACCCCCGGGAGGCGGCACGGATCGTCGACGGCGCGTGGACGATCGTCAGGGGAGCCGATCTGCAGCTGCCGGGAGTCGTGGGGACACAAACGCGTGCGGACGTGCTGATCGGGCGGTACGTCCGCCGGCTGCAGCGGGTGGCCCGCCGCGATCCGGTCGTCGCGGCCGCCCTCCTGCGGGTGACGGCGCTCGTCGCTCGACCGGAGAGCCTGCTGGCACCCCACGTCGCCGCGCGGGTGCTCGCGTCGCGCGGCGCGCGCTGACGGCCCGTCGCTCAGCGGCCGAACCGTCGTACGGCCTCGTCGTGCTCGTCGCGAAGCCAGTCCGCGGCGCCGGCGAGTCGGGGGTCCGTCGACGCGCCAGAACGGAGGTCTGCAAGGTAGGCGCGGTCGGCGGTGATCCGTCGTACGAGCGCGTCGTGGTCGCCGACGGTGCCGTGCCCGGGCACGACGATCGAGACGTCGGGCGCTGTCGTCTCGAACATCGCCAGCGCCGCCGCGTAGTCGTCCCACGGGTCGGCCGCCTCGAGGTCGAGCAGCGGCGGCTCGACGTCCGACAGCATGTCACCCGCCAGCAGGACGCCGACGTCCTCGACGAGCAGCGCTGCGTGCCCGACGGCGTGCGCGCGGTGCTCCAGCACCCGGCACCGGCGCCCCGTCCAGGGGAGCGTGGTCGCGCCAGGCGCGAGCGCGGTCACGCGGCTCAGGCCGCTCGGGTCGACACCCGCGAGCGCTTCTCGCGCCTTGCCGGCGTTGTCGCCCTCGACCGCGCGGGCCCGCTGCGCCCCGCGCGCCGTCGCCCACCGTGGGGCGTCGCCGAGCGCGGGTCGCCACAGGAGGTGGTCCCAGTGCGGGTGGGTGGAGAACGCCCCGGTGACCGTGAGCTCGCGTGACGCGAGCTCCGCGGCCAGGGCGTCGATCTCGGACGCCGTGACCGCCGGGTCGACGACAAGGCACTCCCGCCCGTCGGCCCCGACGACCACGGTGGTGGTCGTGGTGCAGAACGGGTGGGTCGCGACGAGGACACCGGGAGCGACCTCGATCATCAGAGCACCGGGACGGCCGCCAGGGACGTGGCGAGCGCCTCGTCGCTCAGTGGGTCGTCCTCGAGCCGCCCGTGGAGGTAGGAGTCGTACGCGCCGAGCTCGAGGAGCCCGTGGCCCGACAGGCCGATGACGATGACCGGCTCCTCGCCCGACTCAGCCGCGGTGAGCGCCGCGCGACGGGCCTGCGCGAGCGCGTGCGAGGACTCAGGCGCCGCGACGATGCCCTCCGTACGGGCGAACTCGGTCGCGGTCTCGAAGCACTCGCTCTGGTGGAGCGCGACCGCCTCGATCAGCCCCTCGTGCGCGACGTGCGAGACCAGCGGAGCCATCGCGTGGTAGCGCAGCCCGCCGGCGTGGATGGTGGACGGCACGAAGTCGTGGCCGAGCGTGTACATCTTCATCAGCGGCGTCATGCCGCCGGTGTCACCGAAGTCGTACCGGTACTCGCCGCGCGTGAGCGTCGGGCACGAGGACGGCTCGACGGCGACGATACGCGGCTGCTGGCGTCCGGCGAGCTTCTCGCGCAGGAACGGGAAGGCGAGCCCGGCGAAGTTGGAGCCGCCGCCCGCGCAGCCGATGACGAGATCGGCCCCGGACTCGCCAGCCTTCGCGAGCTGGAGCACCGCCTCTTCCCCGATCACCGTCTGGTGCAGGAGGACGTGGTTGAGGACCGAGCCGAGGGCGTACTTGGTGCCGTCGTCCTGCGCCGCGAGCTCGACGGCCTCGGTGATCGCGATGCCGAGCGAGCCGGGGTGGTCGGTGGGGAAGCCCTTGCCAAACTCGGTCAGCGTGCTCGGCGACCGGTGCACCTTGCCGCCGAAGACCTCGATGAGCGTGCGGCGCTGCGGCTTGGTGTCGTACGAGGCGCCGACCTGCCACACCTCGCACTCGAGCCCGAACAGCGCGCACGCGTACGACAGCGCCGTGCCCCACTGCCCGGCGCCGGTCTCGGTGGTGAGCCGGGTGATGCCGTTCTGGGCGTTGTAGTAGACCTGCGGGACGGACGTGTTCGTCTTGTGGGAGCCGGCCGGCGAGACACCCTCGTACTTGTAGTAGATCCGCGCGGACGTGCCGAGCTTCTGCTCCCAGCGGCGGGCGCGGACCAGGGGCGACGGGCGGTACTGGCGGTAGATGTCGCGGACGGCCTCGGGGATCTCGACGTAGCGCTCGGTGGTGACCTCCTGAGCGATCAGCTCGGGCGGGAAGAGCGGAGCCAGGTCGTCGGGCCCGACGGGCTCGTGCGTGGCCGGGTGGAGCGGCGGGGGCGGCGGCGTGGGGAGGTCGGCGACGATGTTGTACCAGTGGGTCGGCATCTCCGACTCGTCGAGCGTGAAGCGGATGCGGTCGTCGGTCATCGTTCCTCCTGCGTCGGGTGTCGCGCCAGCGTAGCGAGCGGTACTTGCGTCGGCGTGGGATGAGATGCAACTCTAGGGTTGCATGTTGACAGATGACGCGAAGGGCGGCAGCAGATGGACGCGCACGACAGGATCGACAAGCGGCGGGAGATCGACGCATCGGCCCAGGAGGTGTGGGACCTGGTCTCGATCCCCGGCTGGTACATCAACGACGGCACGGCATACGTCGAGCACGAGATCGAGTACGAGGGCGACGTGGCGCTCGTCCGCGACCCGCAGCATGGAGTCTTCGCGTTCCGTACGGTCGCGCTGGAACCGCCTCGGTACGCGGCGTTCCGTTGGATCGCCGACCACACTGCGGCCGAGCCCGACGACGAGTCGACCCTGGTCGAGTTCTGGATCGACGAGCGCCCCGGCGGAGTGACGCTGCGAGTGGCCGAGAGCGGATTCGCCTCGCTCAGCGGCTCGGAGGACGAGCGGCGGGCCAAGCTGGCCGAGAACGCAGAGGGCTGGGAGATTGAGCTCGTCGTCGCACGGGACCACCTCACCGTCAGCGCTGTCACCGGCGACGCGTGAGCGCACCGACATCACCCGCACCGGTATTCGCCGCGCTCGGCGACGCGACGCGCTGGCGGATCCTCGTACGGCTCGGGCAGCGGGGCGCCTCGGCGTCGGCGCTCGCGGCCGAGCTCCCGATCTCACGCCAGGCCGTCGTGAAGCACCTCGAGGTCCTGCGCGCAGTGGGGCTCGTGACCTCCGAGCGACGCGGACGCGAGGTGGTCTTCCGTCCGCTCGGCGGCCCCCTCAGCGCGCTCGGACGGGACCTCCAGCGCCAAGCAGCGGCATGGGACCGGCGGCTCGCGACGCTCGCGGAGAAGGCCGAGCGGGACGAGTGACCGAGTGACCGTACGCCGACTCGTCCCACCCCACATCGGACCTCAGTCGAAGAGGTCGGAGAGCCAGTTCTCCTTCTTCTTCTTCTTGTACGAGCGGTCGTCGTAACGGCGGTCGTCGCGGCGCTCCTCGTACCGCGGCTGCTGGTATGACTGCTGCGGCCGCTCCTGGTAGGTCGGGGCGGGCGCCGGCGCTGCTGCAGGTGCGGGCGCTGCCTGCGTCCCGGCGCGGTCGATGATCTTGTCGAGCTCACCGCGGTCCAGCCAGACGCCGCGGCACTCGGGGCAGTAGTCGATCTCGATCCCGCTGCGCTCGCTCATCACGAGGGTGGTGTCGTCGTTGGGGCATCTCATGGGTCAATCCTGCGGGGTCCGAGGTCCGCAGCCAAGCCCTCAGCCTTCTGTCCAACCCCTCGCGACGTGCGCAAGGAACGCCGGGTCGTCGGACGTCAGCCTGTCGACCTCCTCGCCGCCGTCGCAGCGGCACAGCGCAACGGTGGCGCGCCTCGCTGTCCGACTGACCACGCTCCACGTCCCGCCGGCACGCACCCAGCGCTCCAGCACCTCGAGATCGTCGGACATCTCCCCATCATGGCGCGTGAGCGTGGCGCGTGGCACCGTACGAGGATGCCGATCCCCAAGAGCGCGGGACGCCTCAACCGGGCGGGCCCCAACCGGCTCATCGTTCACGTCGCGCCGTGGATGCCTGGGTTCGGCGTCGTGAGCCACCGCGGCCGCCGGTCGGGACGGACGTTCCGCACGCCCGTCGCGGTCTTCCGACGTGGCGACGAGATCGCGTTCGCGCTCGTGTACGGAGCTGAGACCGACTGGGTGCGCAACGTGCGCGCGGCCGGCGGGGCGACCGTACGGACACGGGGTCGGGATCTCCGTTTCACCCACCCTCGGCTGGTCCACGACCCGGACCGGACTCGTGCCCCCGCACCGGTGCGGCTCGCCCTCGCCGCGCTCGGGGTTGAGGACTTCCTCGTCTGCGACGCCGCGGGATGACGGTTAGCGTGCAGGGGAGACCGGCCACGGGGGTGGCGCCGAGCGCAGGGGGTCTACATGCATCGCTCAACGAGACGTCGTAGAACCTCGGTGGTGGTGCTGTTCGCGTGCGCGGCTGTCCTCGGCGCGTGCGGCGAGGCGGCCGACGACGACCCGGATCCGACCGTGTCGACCCCGGCCGAGATGTCGCCGACCACCGAGGGATCAGCCACGCCGACGGACGGCACGTCCACTGCGACGCCCCGCAGGGTGACGGTGGGCAAGGGGCAGGAGCACCGGATCACGACCGCCGAACCGGCGCTCGTGGCGTGTGACGGCGGCGGCGAGGTGAAGGTGCTCGCTGCTGCCACGGTCACCGCCACCGGCCCGTGCGGCGAGATCGACGTCGACACCGACGGCGCTACTGTCACGTTCGAGACGGTCCGCGACCTTGGGGTCGACGGCTCCGACAACACGATCACCGGGGTGCGGACCCTCGAGCTCGACGTCGGTGGCAGCCGCAACGAGATCATGATCAAGCAGCTGCGGGCCGTCGACGTCGAAGGCTCTGACAACACGATCCTGCACGGGTCCGCACTGACCCCGCGAGTCGACGACGAGGGGCAGGGCAACACCATCGGCGAGGGCTGAGCCGGCGTCAGCGCAGGTGCTGTCGCGCACCCTCGCGCACCGCATCGGACAGAAGGGTCAGCGCGGGGGAGTCGAGCTGGTACTGATGCCAGTGGAGCCGTACGTCGATCCGCCCGCGCTCACCGATCTCGCGCACCGCGTCCGACTCCTCGAGCGGGCCG
This genomic window contains:
- a CDS encoding DUF3060 domain-containing protein; translated protein: MVLFACAAVLGACGEAADDDPDPTVSTPAEMSPTTEGSATPTDGTSTATPRRVTVGKGQEHRITTAEPALVACDGGGEVKVLAAATVTATGPCGEIDVDTDGATVTFETVRDLGVDGSDNTITGVRTLELDVGGSRNEIMIKQLRAVDVEGSDNTILHGSALTPRVDDEGQGNTIGEG